The Antarcticibacterium flavum genome contains the following window.
TTCCTTTCAAAACCCAAAAACCGATACTATTGCCGTAGATGAGAACAATGATCCTTTTCGTACACAGCAGGGGGAATTATTCTTTAGGCCTGGTGGACACGGGGCTCTAATAGAAAATCTCAACGAGCAAAAAGCCGATGTTGTTTTCATTAAAAACATTGATAATGTCGTAATCTCCTCCAGGATTAATAAACTGGCAGAATGTAAAAAGATGCTGGGAGGTAAAATGCTTGAACTTCAGGAAAAAAGTTTCAGGTATCTTAATCGCCTGGAAGAAGGGAATACAACTTCTGAAGAGCTGGTGGAAATAACTGAATTTATCAATAAAGAGCTTTTTGCGGCTTTTGCTGAAGGTTTTGAAACCCTCTCAGAAGAAGAGAGGATACAGAAAATAATTGACAGGCTCAACCGGCCAATACGGGTATGCGGCATGGTAAAGAATGAAGGTGAGCCGGGAGGAGGACCATTCCTGGTAAATATGCCAAACGGAACCAAATCCTTACAGATCATCGAGGGCGCACAAATCGATACTAATAATCCCGAACAGGAAAAAATTGCACGTCATGCCACGCACTTTAATCCTGTGGATATTGTATGCGGATTCAAAAATTACCGTGGGGAGATCTTCGACCTGGAGCAATTCATAGATCCCTCTACCAGTTTTATTGCCAATAAAACAAAGGATGGTAAGCCTTTAAAAGCCCTCGAGCTGCCAGGCTTATGGAATGGAGCTATGGCGAAATGGAATACTGTCTTCGTGGAGGTTCCCGTAGAGACATTCAACCCTGTAAAAACTGTAGCCGACCTTTTAAAACCTTCACACCAGGTGAGGTAATGGCCAATTTCGAAATTTTAATGGAGGAAGTGTCCTGGAAAGCTGTAAAAAGTTCTGGTCCGGGTGGACAGCATGTAAATAAAACGGCCTCCAAGGTGGTCCTTAATTTCGATATACCTAATTCATCTGCTCTCACAGAGGACGAAAAAGCACTTCTCATTAAAAAGCTGGATTCCAGGCTTACCGGGGATCATATCCTAATAATTGAGAGCAGTTCTTCCAGAAGCCAGCATAAAAATAGAGAACTCGGGCTGGACCGGCTGCGCCAGGTAATAATCCAGGGGCTTAAAAAACCCAAACCCAGAAAGAAGACCAAACCTTCAAAAGCTTCAAAACTTAAACGTTTAAGAGAGAAGAAAGCCCTTTCAGAAAAGAAAAGCAACCGCCAAAAGCCCTCTCTTTAAATTCTTCTCTTTGCAGCACATCCTCAATAAAAGTCTTTGCTCATTGAGATATGTAGAAAATTACCACATAAAAACTCTTAAATTATCAATCTTCTACATAATATTTTGTTAATGAGTTAATTAACAAATCTTGAAGGCCTTTGAATACAGGCTTTTACCGCGTTCATCAATCTTAAAATTGTTTTGGTACAATTCTTCCTTTATAACTGGTAACTGAAACTTATTACAAACAATAAAAAACAAAGATTATGAAAAAGTTAGTTTTAACCTTCGCAGCTCTTGGTTTATTCATTACGACCACACAAGCACAGGTAGCTGAGGCGAATACAGATGTGTACGTAGATTCTCAAACAGAAGTAGCCGTAGTAGGTGATGATTTTGAGGAAATTGATGTTACTGAGATCCCGGCTGCAGTGAATGAAGCCATTACAAGAGATTTCGACGGAGCTACCGTTCAGGAAGCCTGGGTAAAAGAGAAAGATGACAAAAAAGTTTACAAGATCAAACTTAATGTAAGCGGAGAAGAGAAGAAAGTTTATGCCGATGAAGAAGGAAACTGGATCGACATGAAAGATAAAAAGGATAAAGATAGATCCTAGTACCCTACTATTAGGATTAAAAAAAAAGCTGCTCTAAATGGAGGGCACTGAAAAAGTCCTCTAAATAATTACATTTTAGGATAAATAAAAAGGAGCGAAATCATAATGGTTTCGCTCCTTTTTTGTATTTTCATGACTGATTTCTAATGTCTCCCATATGTTGTTACCGCAGCAAAAAATGCAATTAAGTGCATATTCTGATTTATATGCTTTAATTATACCCAAAGATAATCTTCTTAGAAAAATCAACGAATTAATAGATTTTACTTTCATCTACGATGAACTAGTGAACAACTATTGTTTAAATAATGGGCGTAACGCAGAAAGTCCTATCCGGATGTTCAAGTATTTACTATTAAAAACGATCTATACCATTTCAGATGTTGATGTAGTTGAACGTTCCAGATATGATATGTCCTTCAAATATTTCCTTGAAATGGCACCCGAGGATGCAGTCATAAACTCCAGTTCATTGACTAAGTTTCGTAAGCTGCGTTTAAAAGATACCGATTTATTGAATCTGCTTATAAATAAAACTGTCTCAATATCCATTGAAAAGGGAATCATTACATCTAAATCCCTTATTGTTGATGCCACACATTCTCTATCCAGATCAAATCCATATTCAGCACTTGAGGTCCTGAGAGAGCGTTCAAAGCTGCTTCGCAAAGTGGTTTACGCTGTAGATGAAAATATGAAAGAACGCTTCCCGGAAAAGAACGCTTCGGGTGAGTTGGAAAAGGAACTTGCTTATTGCAAGGAACTGGAGAAGTGTATTGAATCAGACCAAACATTAAGTTTAATTCCTGCAGTCAAAGAGAAGTTGAACCTGTTAAAGGAGACTGTGGAAGATACCCAGGAAAACTACATTCTTTCTAAGGATACAGATGCCAAAACCGGCCATAAATCAGCTGACAGTAAATTCTTTGGTTACAAGACCCATCTGGCCATGACAGAGGAACGCATTATTACGGCTGCAGTTGTCACCTCGGGTGAAAAAGGTGATGGTCCTGAGTTGCCAATGCTTGTAAAAATAAGCCAGAACAATGGAATTCAGGTGGATACAGTAATTGGTGATAGCGCATATTCAGGTAAGGAAAACCTTAAGCTCAAGGATAAAGATGATCAGAATATTAAAATCGTAGCAAAGCTGAACCCTGCAATCGCACAAGGCTCTAGAAAGAATGAGGATAAATTTGATTATAACAAGGATGCTGATATGTTTGTGTGTCCGGCAGGACACCTGGCCATCAGAAAAGCACGACAAGGGAAAAAGGAACGAGGCAAGAACCAGGTAGATACTTATTATTTTGATGTAGAGAAATGCAAGACCTGTCCATTACGAGATGGCTGTTATAAACCGGGAGCTAAAACTAAAACTTATTCGGTCTCTATAAAGTCAAGCTTACACCAGGAACAGATAGTGTTTCAGGAGTCTGAATATTATAAAGAAAAATCTAAACACCGCTATAAGATCGAGGCTAAAAATAGCGAACTAAAAAATGTTCACGGTTATGATCGTGCTATAGCATATGGCATTAATAGCATGCAAATGCAGGGGGCTTTGGCAATATTCACCGTAAACCTTAAGAGAATCCTTAAATTAACCATATAAGTTTCAGATTCGAAATAAAATGAGCTTTAAGAGCTCAGATTAATCATCCTAAGGGATTGGTCATCAATAAAAAAACCGCCACCGGAAATCCTAAATAAAAAAGCGATCGAGTCAAAAATAGATTTTTGCTTGATCGCTTCAATAAGTTCATCTCAAAAGAGATAGTTTTTCAGTGCCCTCTCTAAATGGGGCAGCTTTTTTTGTTAAATATGTGACGGGTCTAAGGTTCTTAATTTGTAAATTTGTTATTTATAGCAATTAAGGATCTATGGTGTCAATACTTATAATTGAAGACGATGTGGCGTTTGCTACGATGTTAAAGACATTTTTTGAAAAAAGGGATTATAAAGTAGATAGTGCATTCTCTGCCGCCGAAGGTCTTAGTAAGCTTAGTGAATCATCTTTTGATATTGTATTGACAGATGTTCGCCTGCCAGATCTTGATGGACTGGAGATCCTCTTTAGGGTAAAGGAAAATTACCCCAATACCCAGGTCATCGTAATGACCAATTATGCCGAAATAAATATGGCAGTCAAGGCAATGAAAAATGGTGCATTTGATTATGTTTCCAAACCTTTCCAGCCTGAAGCCATCCTGCAAACCATTAATAATGCTTTAAATAAAAGAACTGCTACTGTGGAAAAAACTGCAGCGGTAAGTCCGAATAATGAGGCTTCCCCGGCTGAGGTTAAAAGATCTTCAGCTAAACCCGTAAGAGACTCTGAGTTTGTTAGGGGAGTAAGTGACCCGGCGCGTAAACTCAATGATTATATTGACCTGGTAGCACCAACGAACATGTCTGTCTTAATCATTGGCGAAAGTGGTACAGGGAAAGAACAGGTAGCAAAGAGTATTCATGATAAAAGTAAAAGAAAGGGAGCACCTTTTATTGCAGTAGATTGTGGTGCAATTCCAAAAGAGATCGCATCCAGTGAATTCTTTGGGCATTTAAAAGGATCTTTTACAGGAGCTATACAGGACAAAACAGGGCATTTTGAAGCTGCAAATGGTGGTACATTGTTTCTGGATGAAATAGGAAATCTGGGATATGACCTTCAGGTACAGCTTTTACGAGCACTACAGGAAAGAAAAATAAAACCTGTGGGCAGTAATAATGAGATAAAGGTAGATATTAGAGTAGTTACCGCTACAAACGAAGACCTAAGCCAGGCAGTAAAGGAAGGAAATTTTAGAGAAGATCTTTATCATCGGCTTAATGAGTTTTCCATAGAAGTTCCTGCATTAAGAGAACGAAGGGAAGATCTTATGCTTTTTGCTGAACACTTCCTTGATGAGGCCAATGAGGAACTTGAAAAGGATGTGGTGGGCTTCAGCGATGAGGCCATTGAAGCCTTTCAAAATTATGGCTGGCCCGGGAACCTTAGAGAACTTAAGAATATGGTGAAAAGGGCTGTGTTGTTAACCCAGGAATCCATTATTCCCTTAAAGGTATTGCCGCACGAGATAGCACATACTCCTCAAACAGAAGAAAATTACGGCCTGTTTAAAAATAAGAATGAGGAATCTCTTATTCTGGATGCCCTGGAAAAAGCCAATGGGAATAAAAGTAAGGCCGCCAGGCTATTATCCATAGACAGGAAGACCCTGTATAATAAATTAAAGCAATACAATATTAAGCTTTAACCTCCTGCTCAAGCAGGAGAAGAAACTGGTCTATTTCTTTGATTAGATATTGCAGTTCCCCATTCTGGAACGCATTAGTCTTTCTTTCTTCCAGCAGTTCCAGTTTAGGAATAATATCTCTCGCTTTTAATTGCTTGAACATAGGAAGCATTCTATGGGCAATTTGAGCGATTTTTTCCCAATTATCTATTTTTGCCGCTGCTTTTATATCCTTAAGGTTAAGCCTTGTGCTATCAATAAACGCAACCAGGATTGTATCTAAGGCAACCCGGTCATCACCTGCAAACATTGAGATCTCTTCGAGCGAATAATCTGTTATTGAAGGATTGGCCTCTGCTGTTTTTCCTGCTTTTCTCTCGAGTTCGATCTTCAGGATCTCTCCAATTTTATAGAGAAGATCTGTAGGTTTATAGGGTTTCAGCAAATTTCCAGCAAATCCCGCTTCTTCATATTTTTCAGCAGGAACGTTAGTCCTTCCGGAGATAGCTACAACCGGTATATGCGAGATCCTGGAATTAGCTTTGATTGCTTCTACCAATTGGAAACCATCCATTACCGGCATTTGAATATCTGTAAGTACAAGGTGGTACCTGTCATTTTTAAGTTTTTTAAGAGCTTCTTTCCCATTGGGTGCGGTTTCGCATTTTAAGCCAAGAGATTTTATTAACTCCTTGCTTAATGCCAATTGTGAAGACTCATCATCTACTACCAGTACTTTTTTTCCGGTAAGGTCTACCTCTGGTAATTGTGGTGCAGGGACATCGTAGGTCACGGTTTTTACTTTTTTTACCGGGATCTTTACAATGAATTCACTTCCCTTACCTCGCTCACTTTTTAACTCTACCACCCCCTGCAGGAGTTTTGCCAGTCTTTTGGTAATTGCCAGTCCAAGGCCGGTGCCCCCATATTTTTTTTCGATCTCCCCGTGTTCCTGGGAAAACTCTTCAAAGATCTCCTTTTGCTTCTCCCGGGAGATGCCTATCCCTGTATCTTTTATGATAAAAATCAAGACACAGCTGTCTTCGATCTTCTTTTCAAGTGAAATACTGGCTTTGATCTCTCCGGAATCTGTAAACTTATAGGCATTGGCTATAAGGTTGGAAAGGATCTGTTTTATTCTAAAAGGGTCGCTTAAAACCTGGCAATCTGTTTCGGGTCCTGCCTCTACTGTGAGTTTCAGGTTTTTATTATCGGTCTCTGGAATTGTATTATAAAAGGTGTCTTCCAGTAAATTCTTTGGATTGAAGGGCAGGTTCTCCACCAGCATCTTTCCTGCCTCCAGTTTGGAGAGGTCCAAAAGATCATTTACAAGGTGAAGAATATAGGAAGTTGATTTCTTTAGGTGCCCCAGGTAATGCTCCTGTTTTGAGGAAAGGTCTGTCCTGTCCATTAATTCGGTATATCCCATCACCGTATTGAGTGGGGACCTGAGGTCGTGGGTTATCGTGGCGATGAATTGTTCCCGGCGATGCATTAAAGCTTCGGTAAAGGATTTTGCCTCCTCCAGTTGCATCCTGTATCGCTGGCTGCGGCTTATATCACTCGCGATAAGAAAAAGGAATAAGAGAATAATTATGATACAGGCAATCCCAACAACGATAATAGTCATTACTATATCATTAAGCAGCTCCTGGGAATCCTCAACCCTGGCTACAGAGATCTCTCGTTCTTCCTGTTCTATCGTCCTTAAGAGATTGCGCAGCTGTTCATTGAGAACCATATCGTTAACAAGAAGATCATTCTCCTTTTTATTGATGACCTCCCTGAATTTTTGGTTTTCCTGTTCCAGTTCACTTAAAACCTGTCTCACAGACTGGATTAGGGAATCTGCACTTACGGTTGAGATTTGCTGCTCTTCCTGGGAGAATTCCAGCAATTTTATAAGTACCCTTCGCTGGTGGGGCTCCATATTGGCAAAACGCCTGTCATAATTTGGAAGGTTAAAGGTTTCGTCCACCTTTTGAAGTTCCCTTATAACCTCCCTGTAATAATTTGTGTTGCGGTCCCGGGTTCGCAGTTCCAGCAACTCTTCAAGGTTCTCACTTTTTCGGGAAAGGAGCGAGGTGATACTATCCAGCTCTAATGCCAGGGAGGAATCCTTATAGGTTCTTCGCAGGGAATTGATACTGCTTTGGATATCCTCGATTTGCGTGTTATAGATTTGAAGATCTGTGGTGTCGCCAGATTGGATGAACTTGCGGCCCATACTTTCAGTCTCATAAAGCTCTGTTGCTATTTCGCTCACCAGGACCAGCTGCTGGTTGCTTAAGCTGGTTGATTGGGTTACCTTGGTAAATGTCACCACCTGGTTATAAGTATACCATACTGCAGCACCGGCAAGAATGGCTACGAGCAGATAACCAATTATGACCTTGAAAGTTAATGATCTCCTGGAGTGTTCCATAAATTTTAAGCCGCCGAAATATTTATTCTAAACGATACTTTTTGAAAATTCTTGCTAAAATTACGCCAATTCTTTTTAAACCATAAAAGCTTAGGGAATTCAAAAATCCTTATTACATTTGCGCCACATCTCAAAGGGGTGCCTACTTCCGGTAATTTACCGGGGGAAAGCTGAGATCATACCCAAAGAACCTGGGCAGGTAATGCTGCCAAGGGATAGCAAAATCCAAAGGATTTTGCCATTTGGATACGCTCCCTGTTTAGATCGCTCGAGAGGTCTTGATAGGGTTTTTTTATTCAAATGACTTTTTTTAATCACTAATCAAAGAATAACAGCCCCTTTTATTCGTATAATTTACATTTTACGAATGAAACTTTTATTCCTTTTATCTGCTTTACTTATAATTTCTGTTAGCGGGTATTCACAAACCACAGAACAGGATACGCTTCCCAAAACGCAGGAAGTTCTCGATGAGGTCCTGGTTCGCTCTGTACGGGTTAATGCCGACTCTCCCGTTACCCATTCCAATTTGACCGAAGAAGAACTGGAAAAACGTAACCTGGGCCAGGACATTCCTTTTATGCTTAATTTCTTACCCTCTGTTGTAAGTACTTCCGATGCCGGTGCCGGGATTGGTTATACTTCCTTTAGGGTTCGTGGAAGCGATGCCTCCCGGGTTAATATTACCCTAAATGGAATTCCCTTTAATGACCAGGAGAGCCAGGGCTCGTTCTTTGTCAATTTGCCAGATTTCACCTCATCTGTACAAAACCTTCAGTTACAACGTGGGGTGGGGACATCTACCAATGGGTCGGGTGCATTTGGTGCCAGCCTTAATTTGCTTACAGATGCTGTTTCTCCTGAAGCATACGGGGAGATTACAAATTCTTTTGGCTCCTTTAATACCCGCAGGCACAATGTGAAATTCAGCACCGGGTTGCTTAATAACAGGGTGGAAATCGCCGGAAGACTTTCAGCAATAGCATCAAATGGATATATTGACAGGGCTTCTTCAGATCTTAAATCCTATTTCCTGCAGGCTTCCTATGTTGATGATAACACTTTAATTAAGGCTATTACCTTTGGAGGACACGAAGTAACCTACCAGGCCTGGAATGGGATTGATCGTGAAACCCTGGAGACCAACAGGACGTTCAATTCTGCCGGAATGTATACAGATGCAGATGGTAATATACGATTCCATGAGAATGAAGTAGATGATTATAAGCAGGACCATTTTCAGTTCCACTGGAACCAGCGATTTAATAACAGGTGGTCCAGTAATCTCGCTCTTAACTATACCTATGGAAGAGGTTTTTTTGAACAATACAGGGAAAACCAAAGGTTTTCGACCTATAGCTTTACTCCAATTGAAATAGGAGGTGAAACAATTGACAGGACAGATCTTATTCGAAGGAGATGGCTGGAGAATGATTATTATGTGCTCAATGCCAATGTCACCTACAGGAATAACGGGTTTGAATTAACCTCGGGCGCTTTCTACAGCCATTATGCCGGTGACCACTTTGGAGAAGTGATATGGACCAGGTACGCCTCAGATTCTGAAATAAATGACAGGTATTACTTTAGCGATGCTTCAAAGAATGAATATACCATATTCTCCAAAGCTACCTACAGGATCAATGACCAGTGGCAGGTATTTGGAGATCTTCAGGGAAGATTTATTGACTATCATACCGGGGGTATAACCTCAGATGTTGTTCCAATTGATGTGGGAGCTACTTATGAGTTTTTCAATCCCAAGGCTGGTGTGAGTTATAATTTTAATTCGCAACATCAATTATTCGCTTATTACGGGCGTGCCCACCGTGAGCCTACAAGGAATGATTTTGAAGAAGGAATTACCACGGCAGAGAAACTGGATGATTATGAATTTGGTTATCGCTATAATTCCCCTGGATTTCAGCTTAACACCAATGTATTCTACATGGATTACGAGAATCAGCTTGTGCTCTCTGGTGAGTTGAATGATGTTGGTGCCCCATTGAGAACAACGAGTGGCAGCAGTTATCGTATAGGTTTGGAAATTGATGCAGTTATCCAACTGCACCCTAATTGGAGGTTGCAGCCAAACGTAGCTTTTAGCTCCAATAAGAACAGGGATTTTGTTGCTTCCATTGATGGAGAATTAAGAAATCTCGGGAAAACCAATATATCCTTTTCTCCGGAAGTTGTAGCTTCAAATATGCTGGTGTATCAACCTTCCCGAAATTTTCAGGTAGGATTACTCTCTAAATACGTAGGTGAGCAATATATGGGGAATATAGACAGTGAGGCTTCCCTGCTGGATAGTTTCTTTATCAATGATCTCAATATCAATTATGAGCTTACAAATGTGCCGGTGTTTAGGTCTATTGTGTTCTCGGGGCTTGTAAATAATATTTTTGACGTGAAGTATGTATCCAATGGATATTTTTTCACTTATGATGATGACTGGTCAAATCCGGGATCAATTACAACAATAGAAGGAGCGGGCTTTTATCCGCAGGCAGAAATCAACTTCCTTGTAGGGGCCACCCTTAAATTCTAATATTTAATTACCGGCTGCTTTTAGCAGCCGGTTTAATTAAATATCTCTAAAACATTGCCGTTTTTGCGAACCCTGTAGGGTTTTAATGGATATTGTCCTGTGCCGGCACTAAGCTCCCCTGTAAGTATATTATAGGAATTACCGTCCCCGCAGGAGCATTTGGCAATTATCCCTTCAACTGTTAATCTTGAACAATCTTGAAGGGGATGGTTTGGGTCGCTTAATTCAAAAGCCGTATACTGGTTGTTATTGATATTGTAGACTACAACGCCGTTGATGCCAAAATTGTAAGTAGTGAAGCTGTTTCCCGGGAAATTAAGGTTATTATATTCAGGGAGGCTTAGGTTAAGATTTAGTCGAAAGCTCTCATTAGGAAGATAAGGATTATTGTACCTTATATTATCATCTTGCGAGCAACCGGTTAATAATAGAAAAGCCAGGCTAAAAATTAACGGCCACAGGGCTTTTTGGGATAATTTCAAGGGGACGAATTTAATTGTTTTCAATCTTTATATTTATTATATTTGTTAGGATAAATCCCGTCATACGTGGGATTTTTTGTATTTATTGACAGCTACAAAAATAGTTTTTTATACATAAACGATCTTTTTAAGATCTCACCATTCCTTTAACTTACAGGTATTGGTCTTAATAAAATCAAATAAAATTAAAGACAGTGTTAGAGAAAAGGATATAAAAATCCCGGGACTCTAATCTTAAACGATAAAATTATGAGCAAAGTATCTTATTATACAGCTGAAGGTCTCAAAAAACTGAAAGATGAACTTAATCAATTACGTGATGTAGAAAGACCCAAAGCTTCAGAAGCAATAGCAGAAGCCAGAGATAAAGGTGATTTGAGCGAAAATGCCGAATATGATGCGGCCAAAGAGGCCCAGGGCCTATTGGAAATGAGGATCTCCAAAATGGAAGAAATAGTTGCCAATGCGAGGCTTATTGATGAGTCCCAGCTGGATACCTCCAAAGTTCTGGTGCATTCTCACGTCAAAATAAAGAACCTTGCCAATAAGATGGAGGTAAATTATAAACTAGTAGCCCAAAGCGAAGCCGATCTTAAGACCGGGAAAATCTCTGTAGATTCCCCTATTGGGAAAGGATTGCTTGGAAAGAAGGAGGGAGATGTAGCAGAGATCTCTGTGCCCAACGGCAACCTGAAATTTGAGATCCTTAAGATCTGGAGGGAATAATTTTCCTTTTTATGGAATCCTTTTCACAATTGGAACTGTCCTTTTCGAAAAGGATTTTTTATTGAATGAAGTAAACTCAAAAAATAATTTTATGACTTCCATATTTTCAAAGATCATCACCGGGGAGTTACCCGCATATAAGGTTGCAGAGACAGAGGAATTCCTGGCCTTTTTGGATATTAATCCCAATGCAAAGGGACACATTCTTTGTATTCCTAAAGAGGAAGTCAATAAAATCTTTGAGCTTGATAAAGATACTTATGG
Protein-coding sequences here:
- a CDS encoding sigma-54-dependent transcriptional regulator, coding for MVSILIIEDDVAFATMLKTFFEKRDYKVDSAFSAAEGLSKLSESSFDIVLTDVRLPDLDGLEILFRVKENYPNTQVIVMTNYAEINMAVKAMKNGAFDYVSKPFQPEAILQTINNALNKRTATVEKTAAVSPNNEASPAEVKRSSAKPVRDSEFVRGVSDPARKLNDYIDLVAPTNMSVLIIGESGTGKEQVAKSIHDKSKRKGAPFIAVDCGAIPKEIASSEFFGHLKGSFTGAIQDKTGHFEAANGGTLFLDEIGNLGYDLQVQLLRALQERKIKPVGSNNEIKVDIRVVTATNEDLSQAVKEGNFREDLYHRLNEFSIEVPALRERREDLMLFAEHFLDEANEELEKDVVGFSDEAIEAFQNYGWPGNLRELKNMVKRAVLLTQESIIPLKVLPHEIAHTPQTEENYGLFKNKNEESLILDALEKANGNKSKAARLLSIDRKTLYNKLKQYNIKL
- a CDS encoding IS1182 family transposase, whose protein sequence is MLLPQQKMQLSAYSDLYALIIPKDNLLRKINELIDFTFIYDELVNNYCLNNGRNAESPIRMFKYLLLKTIYTISDVDVVERSRYDMSFKYFLEMAPEDAVINSSSLTKFRKLRLKDTDLLNLLINKTVSISIEKGIITSKSLIVDATHSLSRSNPYSALEVLRERSKLLRKVVYAVDENMKERFPEKNASGELEKELAYCKELEKCIESDQTLSLIPAVKEKLNLLKETVEDTQENYILSKDTDAKTGHKSADSKFFGYKTHLAMTEERIITAAVVTSGEKGDGPELPMLVKISQNNGIQVDTVIGDSAYSGKENLKLKDKDDQNIKIVAKLNPAIAQGSRKNEDKFDYNKDADMFVCPAGHLAIRKARQGKKERGKNQVDTYYFDVEKCKTCPLRDGCYKPGAKTKTYSVSIKSSLHQEQIVFQESEYYKEKSKHRYKIEAKNSELKNVHGYDRAIAYGINSMQMQGALAIFTVNLKRILKLTI
- a CDS encoding DUF4301 family protein, with product MKLTKEDIGSIEKNGLDPDRIKEQLKIFERGNVPVNIEAAATVGNGINQYTREQMKELVKVYNERMEDLDILKFVPASGAATRMFKALHLFLDEFEPGEDNLNNYIDEKGDNSLRSFFQGIENLPFYEEAFKKAKELTGNFQHLNGDEKKYYLVKAMMSTPGLGLSELPKGLVPFHNYGEYTATAFEEHFYEAAEYAAANKVAKLHFTVAPGDKEKFEEECDRISSRVEEKTGVRFIVSYSFQNPKTDTIAVDENNDPFRTQQGELFFRPGGHGALIENLNEQKADVVFIKNIDNVVISSRINKLAECKKMLGGKMLELQEKSFRYLNRLEEGNTTSEELVEITEFINKELFAAFAEGFETLSEEERIQKIIDRLNRPIRVCGMVKNEGEPGGGPFLVNMPNGTKSLQIIEGAQIDTNNPEQEKIARHATHFNPVDIVCGFKNYRGEIFDLEQFIDPSTSFIANKTKDGKPLKALELPGLWNGAMAKWNTVFVEVPVETFNPVKTVADLLKPSHQVR
- a CDS encoding hybrid sensor histidine kinase/response regulator, yielding MEHSRRSLTFKVIIGYLLVAILAGAAVWYTYNQVVTFTKVTQSTSLSNQQLVLVSEIATELYETESMGRKFIQSGDTTDLQIYNTQIEDIQSSINSLRRTYKDSSLALELDSITSLLSRKSENLEELLELRTRDRNTNYYREVIRELQKVDETFNLPNYDRRFANMEPHQRRVLIKLLEFSQEEQQISTVSADSLIQSVRQVLSELEQENQKFREVINKKENDLLVNDMVLNEQLRNLLRTIEQEEREISVARVEDSQELLNDIVMTIIVVGIACIIIILLFLFLIASDISRSQRYRMQLEEAKSFTEALMHRREQFIATITHDLRSPLNTVMGYTELMDRTDLSSKQEHYLGHLKKSTSYILHLVNDLLDLSKLEAGKMLVENLPFNPKNLLEDTFYNTIPETDNKNLKLTVEAGPETDCQVLSDPFRIKQILSNLIANAYKFTDSGEIKASISLEKKIEDSCVLIFIIKDTGIGISREKQKEIFEEFSQEHGEIEKKYGGTGLGLAITKRLAKLLQGVVELKSERGKGSEFIVKIPVKKVKTVTYDVPAPQLPEVDLTGKKVLVVDDESSQLALSKELIKSLGLKCETAPNGKEALKKLKNDRYHLVLTDIQMPVMDGFQLVEAIKANSRISHIPVVAISGRTNVPAEKYEEAGFAGNLLKPYKPTDLLYKIGEILKIELERKAGKTAEANPSITDYSLEEISMFAGDDRVALDTILVAFIDSTRLNLKDIKAAAKIDNWEKIAQIAHRMLPMFKQLKARDIIPKLELLEERKTNAFQNGELQYLIKEIDQFLLLLEQEVKA
- the greA gene encoding transcription elongation factor GreA, which translates into the protein MSKVSYYTAEGLKKLKDELNQLRDVERPKASEAIAEARDKGDLSENAEYDAAKEAQGLLEMRISKMEEIVANARLIDESQLDTSKVLVHSHVKIKNLANKMEVNYKLVAQSEADLKTGKISVDSPIGKGLLGKKEGDVAEISVPNGNLKFEILKIWRE
- a CDS encoding TonB-dependent receptor — its product is MKLLFLLSALLIISVSGYSQTTEQDTLPKTQEVLDEVLVRSVRVNADSPVTHSNLTEEELEKRNLGQDIPFMLNFLPSVVSTSDAGAGIGYTSFRVRGSDASRVNITLNGIPFNDQESQGSFFVNLPDFTSSVQNLQLQRGVGTSTNGSGAFGASLNLLTDAVSPEAYGEITNSFGSFNTRRHNVKFSTGLLNNRVEIAGRLSAIASNGYIDRASSDLKSYFLQASYVDDNTLIKAITFGGHEVTYQAWNGIDRETLETNRTFNSAGMYTDADGNIRFHENEVDDYKQDHFQFHWNQRFNNRWSSNLALNYTYGRGFFEQYRENQRFSTYSFTPIEIGGETIDRTDLIRRRWLENDYYVLNANVTYRNNGFELTSGAFYSHYAGDHFGEVIWTRYASDSEINDRYYFSDASKNEYTIFSKATYRINDQWQVFGDLQGRFIDYHTGGITSDVVPIDVGATYEFFNPKAGVSYNFNSQHQLFAYYGRAHREPTRNDFEEGITTAEKLDDYEFGYRYNSPGFQLNTNVFYMDYENQLVLSGELNDVGAPLRTTSGSSYRIGLEIDAVIQLHPNWRLQPNVAFSSNKNRDFVASIDGELRNLGKTNISFSPEVVASNMLVYQPSRNFQVGLLSKYVGEQYMGNIDSEASLLDSFFINDLNINYELTNVPVFRSIVFSGLVNNIFDVKYVSNGYFFTYDDDWSNPGSITTIEGAGFYPQAEINFLVGATLKF
- a CDS encoding Rieske (2Fe-2S) protein — encoded protein: MKLSQKALWPLIFSLAFLLLTGCSQDDNIRYNNPYLPNESFRLNLNLSLPEYNNLNFPGNSFTTYNFGINGVVVYNINNNQYTAFELSDPNHPLQDCSRLTVEGIIAKCSCGDGNSYNILTGELSAGTGQYPLKPYRVRKNGNVLEIFN
- the arfB gene encoding alternative ribosome rescue aminoacyl-tRNA hydrolase ArfB, producing the protein MANFEILMEEVSWKAVKSSGPGGQHVNKTASKVVLNFDIPNSSALTEDEKALLIKKLDSRLTGDHILIIESSSSRSQHKNRELGLDRLRQVIIQGLKKPKPRKKTKPSKASKLKRLREKKALSEKKSNRQKPSL